A genome region from Candidatus Woesearchaeota archaeon includes the following:
- a CDS encoding CPBP family glutamic-type intramembrane protease translates to MKLNLSTKSYIGLVLILAILSSISIFLPQGQIVGQYELPASKPIMALASFSIILVLYGGLGFIGLKLSKKLGFAEIWNKNISSKKRFVMPALIGIGLGIFFILADLIFSKFHAFGALPHPPFPISLIASATAGIGEEIIFRLFFISFWVWLISYVILKKKCQNQIFWIVSVFSAFAFAFGHLPSIMALFNLTSISQVPLALMIEIILLNGALSLFAASCFRKYGFLAAVGIHFWTDIIWHVIYGIL, encoded by the coding sequence ATGAAACTAAATCTGTCTACCAAAAGTTACATAGGGCTTGTCTTAATCCTTGCGATTTTATCCTCGATTTCCATATTCCTGCCGCAGGGTCAGATTGTTGGGCAATATGAACTTCCAGCATCAAAGCCGATAATGGCGCTTGCAAGTTTTTCAATCATTTTGGTGTTATATGGTGGACTCGGCTTTATCGGCTTAAAGCTCTCAAAAAAGCTTGGCTTTGCTGAGATATGGAATAAAAATATTAGCAGCAAAAAAAGATTTGTGATGCCTGCGCTGATTGGAATTGGGCTAGGCATATTTTTCATTCTGGCTGATTTGATTTTCAGTAAATTTCACGCATTCGGTGCACTGCCTCATCCTCCATTTCCAATTTCGCTCATAGCTTCAGCTACTGCAGGCATTGGAGAAGAGATAATATTCCGCTTGTTTTTTATTTCATTCTGGGTATGGTTAATCTCTTATGTAATCCTAAAAAAGAAATGTCAAAACCAAATTTTTTGGATTGTTTCTGTTTTTTCAGCTTTTGCCTTTGCTTTTGGGCATCTTCCATCAATAATGGCCCTTTTTAATTTAACTTCAATAAGCCAGGTCCCCCTCGCGCTGATGATTGAAATTATTCTTCTGAACGGAGCATTGTCCCTTTTTGCAGCCAGTTGTTTCAGAAAATATGGCTTTTTAGCTGCTGTAGGCATTCATTTTTGGACAGATATAATATGGCATGTTATTTACGGGATTCTCTAA
- the pyrB gene encoding aspartate carbamoyltransferase, translating into MFFFEMAGKFKGRDVISIRDFSKDDLLNILATAKKLEANPMPSLMKSKIMGTLFFEPSTRTRLSFTSAMEKMGGHVLGFETPDVTSVTKGETVWDTIKMVENYVDVIVIRHRLEGAARLAAEASHVPVINAGDGANQHPTQTMLDMYTILKEKGKLDGLNIGFVGDLKYGRTVHSLSIALSHFRIKQHFIAPEALQIPESYLDRLDKRGIPYSVEEDLLKSAKELDVIYMTRIQKERFPDPVEYNKLKGVYQIGKSLLNYTKKDVIVLHPLPRVDEIKKEFDDTPNAAYFRQAANGVPVRQAIIALVTGMI; encoded by the coding sequence ATGTTTTTTTTTGAGATGGCTGGTAAATTCAAGGGACGGGATGTTATTTCTATAAGAGATTTTTCCAAGGATGACTTATTGAACATCTTGGCAACTGCAAAAAAACTGGAGGCAAATCCGATGCCTTCATTGATGAAGTCCAAGATTATGGGCACTTTGTTCTTTGAGCCTTCTACTAGGACACGGCTGAGCTTTACAAGCGCAATGGAAAAAATGGGAGGGCATGTCCTGGGTTTTGAGACTCCAGATGTGACAAGCGTAACAAAAGGAGAAACTGTCTGGGACACTATAAAGATGGTTGAGAATTACGTTGATGTGATTGTGATAAGGCACAGGCTTGAGGGCGCTGCAAGGCTTGCTGCAGAAGCCTCACATGTTCCTGTTATAAATGCAGGGGACGGGGCAAACCAGCATCCAACTCAAACAATGCTCGATATGTATACAATACTTAAGGAAAAAGGAAAGCTGGACGGGCTTAACATAGGCTTTGTCGGGGATTTGAAATATGGAAGAACAGTGCATTCTTTATCAATTGCATTATCCCACTTCAGGATAAAGCAGCACTTCATCGCGCCTGAAGCATTGCAGATTCCTGAAAGCTATCTTGACCGCCTTGATAAAAGAGGAATACCTTATTCTGTGGAAGAGGACTTGCTGAAATCAGCCAAGGAGCTTGATGTAATCTACATGACAAGAATACAAAAAGAAAGGTTTCCTGATCCGGTAGAATACAATAAATTAAAGGGAGTGTATCAGATAGGAAAATCACTATTGAATTATACAAAAAAGGATGTAATCGTTCTTCATCCTTTGCCAAGGGTTGATGAGATAAAAAAGGAGTTTGACGACACTCCGAATGCAGCATATTTCAGGCAGGCGGCCAACGGAGTGCCTGTAAGGCAGGCAATTATTGCTTTGGTAACGGGAATGATATAA
- a CDS encoding isoprenylcysteine carboxylmethyltransferase family protein — translation MKKKISKLDKIRSSAVNKKVFLLFPLAFIVIGLMLFLPAGSLGYWQAWLFILTLFVPVIFVCSYLLKRDPELLERRMQFKEKEVRQKLIIKISGFLFFIGFLIPGFDYKYSWSSVPVWLVIASDILILLSYLLVFLVFRENSYTSRIVEVAKNQKVISTGPYSVIRHPMYAGVMLMYLFMPVALGSYWALIFFVPMIPVIVLRILNEEEILLKGLKGYREYCKKVRYRIIPGIW, via the coding sequence ATGAAAAAGAAAATTTCCAAGCTTGATAAAATTCGCAGCAGCGCAGTCAATAAAAAGGTTTTTCTGCTTTTTCCGCTGGCATTTATAGTGATTGGGCTGATGCTTTTCCTTCCTGCAGGCTCATTAGGATACTGGCAGGCGTGGCTTTTCATCCTAACTTTATTTGTTCCTGTTATTTTTGTATGTTCTTATCTCTTAAAGCGTGACCCAGAGCTTCTTGAGCGGAGGATGCAGTTTAAGGAAAAGGAAGTGCGCCAGAAGCTGATTATCAAGATTTCCGGCTTCCTGTTCTTCATTGGCTTTTTAATTCCTGGGTTTGACTATAAGTACAGCTGGTCGAGTGTTCCGGTGTGGCTTGTGATTGCCTCAGATATTCTCATTCTTTTATCATATCTGCTTGTCTTCCTTGTGTTCCGTGAAAACAGCTACACTTCAAGGATAGTTGAGGTTGCAAAGAATCAGAAAGTAATCAGCACAGGCCCTTATTCAGTGATAAGGCATCCTATGTATGCGGGAGTCATGCTGATGTATCTTTTTATGCCTGTTGCGCTTGGCTCATACTGGGCGCTGATATTCTTTGTCCCAATGATTCCTGTCATAGTCCTCAGAATCTTGAATGAGGAAGAGATTCTCTTGAAAGGGCTTAAGGGATACAGGGAATACTGCAAAAAAGTAAGGTACAGGATAATACCCGGCATCTGGTAG
- the pyrI gene encoding aspartate carbamoyltransferase regulatory subunit: MAKEEKCNRTRIISAIEEGTVIDHIPSRVTFKIMKLLDPQEYEHTITIGLNLESKKLGKKGVIKISNRFLTEEEFDKVAILAPEATVNIIKDYKVKEKIKVRLPKKIEKIMKCTNPNCITNNEEVKTKFVVVSESPLKIMCVYCERIIGREDIILN, translated from the coding sequence ATGGCAAAAGAAGAAAAATGCAACAGGACAAGGATAATTTCCGCAATAGAAGAAGGGACTGTCATTGACCATATACCTAGCAGAGTTACTTTCAAGATAATGAAACTTCTTGACCCTCAGGAATATGAGCATACAATAACAATAGGGCTTAATTTAGAGAGCAAGAAATTAGGCAAAAAAGGAGTGATAAAAATAAGCAACAGGTTTTTGACAGAAGAAGAGTTTGACAAGGTGGCGATTCTTGCTCCTGAGGCAACTGTCAACATAATAAAAGATTACAAGGTAAAAGAGAAGATAAAAGTCAGGCTTCCTAAAAAAATAGAGAAGATTATGAAATGCACAAATCCAAACTGCATAACTAATAATGAAGAGGTAAAGACAAAGTTTGTGGTTGTAAGCGAGTCCCCGTTGAAAATAATGTGCGTTTATTGCGAAAGGATAATTGGCAGGGAAGATATAATACTGAATTAG